The genomic stretch TGGATGAAAATGGATCATTCCTGTGTGAACCTGTGAAACTCTTTGAACGATACGCTGCCGGTAAAATCGACCATATGCATGTGGAGCAGGAGTGGGCGGCACAAATCGAGCGGGTACTGGACCTTGGTATCAAGCCCACGCATTTGTCGAGCCATAAGCATGTGCATGCGTGGCCATCGTTGACTCGCATGGCAGGTATGCTTGCGGAACGATACGATATTCCATGGTTGAGGAAACCGGAGGAGTGCGCGGAAATCTCCAGACTGCATGTACAGGGTTTGAAGAATAAGTTCAGTAATATTTGCAGCATGTTTGATAGAGAGGCCACGCCTGTCCAAATCCCGGATTATTTCTGGCAGCCGGAGCTGGAAGAAAAACTCGGGCCTGACATGTTTATGGAGGCGTTGCAGAAAGCTGACCTGGTTGCGGATAGTGTTCTTGAATTGTGTTGTACACCTGGATTGATTATTGCCGGTGATCCGATCATCCCCCAGTATTGCAATCCGCTCGAAATATCAGCCAATTGGCGAACCGATTACGACAGTCTCTCCAACGATGACTGGCGCAGTGCATTTACCAAGGCAAGCCTTGAACAAATCGCTTATGACGGAAAGTGAAGAGATTCAGAATCACAAATCCTTGTATGACTCGCTCGTCGAGATAATAAAGGATCGTTTCGACACGACGACATTGGGAGTTGTCGCTCTATCCGGTGGAGTAGATAGCGCTCTTGTGGCTCACGCCGCTCATGCTGCCCTGGGAGACAGGTGTTTGGCTGTAACGATGCAAAGTGAATTTACGACGCCACGGGATTTTACCAGAGCCGTTGAGATATCTGAGCTTATAGGGATAGAACATCATCCGCTGATCATGCGCATGCTGGAAGATGAGAATGTCCGTCGAAATGACAGTGAACGATGCTTTCATTGCAAACGTGCCATTTTTAGGATGATGCGATTCGAGTATGGTGATCACTGCTTGTTTATGGATGGCACCAATGCGGATGATGATCCGGAGCGTCCGGGACGCAAGGCACTACGCGAGTTTGGTGTTTTTTCTCCGCTGGAAAAAGCGGGTTTGACGAAAAAAAAAGTGCGTCAGTTAGCTCGGTTTGTGGGACTGCCAAATTGGGATACACCATCGGAAAGCTGCCTTGCCACCAGATTGCCTGTGGGCACACCATTGGATGCAGAGGGGGTGGAGCGGGTGCGCTTGATGGAGAATTTCTTTCATGAGCGTGGGGTCGACACCTTACGTGCGTACCATGACAATCTGATGGCAACCGTGACTTTTAAGCCAGAGTACGCTGATATTATGGAGAAAAACCGTGATAATTTCATGGCGCTGATCACCAGATTGGGATTGCGCTCATTCACCTACAAAATTTGGAATGAACCTGACGCTGATTGAGAGTGGATATAAGGATTACGAGAATCGAAATGGGATCTATGTATACAATATATTTGGACTGTTCTACTGGAGTAAGTGGCGATATGTTGCTTGCGGCGCTGACTCATGCTGTGTGTGAGGTGGAGCAGAGTAGTGATCTGGCGGTGCTTGAAAAGGCGCTCACTCCCCTTAACATAGAAGGGTATCAACTGGAGTGGTCGCAAAAAAACATAGCTGGGATCATGACGAATCATGTCGATGTCATTCAAACCAAGGATCAACCGCTCAGGACTTATTCGGATTTGGCCACACTGATTGATGGTTGTGGTTTGAAAGGACGTGCTGCCGGATGGGCTCATGACGCCTTGCGAATGCTTGGAGAGGCAGAAGCCAAGGTTCATGGCGTTGATCTGGAAAGAGTGCATTTTCATGAAATAGGTGCTGTAGATACCATTGTGGATATTGTGGGAACCGTTGTGCTTCTTGATCGTCTTTCTGCTGGGAAGGTGGTTGTTTCACCGGTAGATCTCGGGTCCGGTTTCATTGAGTGTGCGCACGGAAAAATGCCAGTTCCTGCGCCTGCTTGTGCTGAACTTGCCAAGGGGTTGGTTACCTTTGGATCTCCGTGTGGCATGGAGCGTTCAACGCCCACCGGTCTGGCTTTGCTGCGAGCCGTTGTTGAGCGTTGCGGTTCAATGCCGATGGGAACGGTGAAAGGGGTAGGTTACGGATCTGGTGGCCGTTCCTCTGATGAGCAGCCTACATATGTAAGGGCGTTTGTATTGCAGGAAATTGAAGTAGAGCTGCCTGAGAGGGCCCCAAATGATGCGTGATCAGGTTCATGTGATCATAGCAAAGTACACTGAGAATATCAGTTGGTGCGATGAGTTGGGCTATGAGTACACTGTGTATGACAAGAGCCCGCATCCTCTACCGAATGCTATTAATTTGGAGAATATAGGCAGAGAAAGTCACACCTATTTGACCCATATAGTCCGTAATTATGACTCCCTGAACCCTGTGAATGTTTTTTTGCAGGGAAATCCTTTTGATCATTTGAGCGATCAGGGGAGTGCCTCTGTTGTGGATTTGCAGAAAGCCATTGAGGAAGTGGTGGATCGCCGTATACCGTTCAAGGGTTTTGCCTGGTTCAAGCTGCGATGCGACCGTCTAGGCCGTCCGCATGACTTGAAAGAAGAAAAAAACCGTGGGCGTTGGGCTGGTTGGGGAAAAGATATCCCGCTGGGTGATGTGTTTGAACAGCTCTTTCCTGCCGATTTCCCGAACCAACTGGTGGTGCGTGCTCCTGCCGGGGTCTTTGCTGTGACCGGCGAGCGTATTCGTACCAGGCCCAAAGCGTTTTATGAATATGCCTTGAGCCTGCTTGAAGCCGATCCCGAAGACAGCAATAATACCGGGCACGCTTTCGAGCGGCTGTGGCAGCACATTTTCAATGGCAATACAGCTTGGAACAGATCAGCGTATCCCAGTCAGATCAAAGCGTAACGACGCGTACGAGGACATGAAATGAATATGCCGTTAAATCTGCGTATAGCGATCTCATCGCTCAAGGCTCACAAGTGGCGCGCTATCCTGGCCATGCTTGGTGTCTTTCTGGGTGCACTCGCATTCACAGGTGTGCAGCATGTTTCGGAAATCATGGTCCGGCAGGCAGAGATCGAAACCGAAAAGCTCGGCCCGAACCTGTATGTCGTCATGGCAGGCAAGACGCGTTTCAGGCGAAGTGGCAGTGTGCGCGTAACGCAGGATTCGCAGAATTTTACCCTGGCTGATGCCGATGCAATCATGAAAGGCGTGCCTTCTGTTCTGGATGGAACCCCCTTCGTCAATGCCACCATGCAACTGCGCGGCAATGGGACGGCTGTAACTGCCAAGATCATGGCTACCTGGCCGAATTTTGAAGAAATACGTAGCTTTAATGCGGATATAGGGCGGTTTTTCAATTGGCAGGAGGTGGACGAGCGATCCAAGGTCTGCGTGCTGGGTCGCAAGATTGCCGAGCGATTGTTTGGTGATCCGCAAAAAGCCGTAGGCGAGATTGTTTATCTCTTTCGTGCGAGTTTTCGAGTCATCGGCGTAATGGAAAGCAAGGGAAGGGATGTGTCAGGTGAAGACCAGGATGAATACATGTTCATGCCGGTCACGACCTATATGCGGCGTGCTGCCAACCAGGACTGGATCAACGGTGTTTTCCTTCGGCTCTCAAAGGAGGCCAGTCTGGAGATCGTATCCGAATCAGCCAAGTCCATCATGCGTCATCGCCACAATATCCGACCGGGTCAGGATGACGATTTCAGCACCCTGTCTCCTCGTGATGCCGTACGCCTGCAACGGCAGGCCCTGGACCTGATGTCGACACTGGGGGGCATCACTTCCACCATTTCCTTTGGTGTTGGCGGCATGGGTATCCTTTCCATCATGATTCTGGTGGTTCGATCTCGAAGGGTGGAGATCGGAATCCGGCGTGCCGTTGGCGGGAAGCGGCGTGACATTGTGCCCCAATTTCTCTTTGAATCCGGCCTGATGGCCTCCATCGGCGGTGTGTTGGGAGTGTGTGTCACCGTGGTGCTTGTGGTTGTCGGTTGTAAGATCGCGGGGTTACCAATTATCATCGATCCGGGCAGTCTGCTGCTGACCATGGTCGGTTCATGCGTGTTAGGTATTGCAGCGGGGGCGTATCCTGCCTGGCAGGCCGCCAATATCGAGATTCTTGACGTGTTGAAGCGATAATTCCTTTACTGGTTATAATGGCTTATCAGGTCATTTGCGCATAGATTCCTACTAAAGATAACAACGAATCGCAGTGGATCTGGTCCCTGGTGGCCATGATCTGCTTTTAGTTGAACAGGATGGGGATTTGAGCGATTTGTCGGCCAAGGGGGGAGTTATGAATGACAATGTATGCCCGGAGAACGCCCGTCAAGCCATCATGGATGCTGCGGCTGAGTGTTTCAGCAAAAAAACGGTACGCCGGACTACGTATGCGGATATCGCAGCCATATCGGGTTGTGATGCTCGACAAATTAAGAAAGAGTTCAAGACAAAGAATCAGTTGGCTCTGACCATACAGGCTCGGGACATGAAACGGATGAAGCAGGCCTACTTATCCAGTATGCCCGATGCCACGCCCGACAAGGTCATCAAGTACATATTGCGCACAAGGCTCAATTTTGTGGCGGACAATCATGAGCGGATGTACCTCTTCTTTCGTGAAGGACTCTCTGGGCACCAACCCTGGTCCAAGTTGCTGGACAAGGTAATCTGGGATCTGTCCATCGAGCTGCTGACTTTGATCCATAAAGGGGTCAGGGACGGGCTTTTCAGGCAGTCCATGGATGAGAACATCATAACTCGATCGATTCTTTCCCACTATCTTACGGGTGTTGTCGTGATCGGCTTGCGATCGGAGGAATTTGACGCTGATGGAGTCTGGGACTTTATCGAGCCACAAATCGACATGCTTTTTGAATGCATAACAACCTGATTTACTGTGAAAAGAAAGATTTGAAACCGGATATGGAAACATATCCGGTTTTTTTGTCGTTATTTATCAAGATTCTTCTGTCAGTTGTGCCTTATAGGGCATGGGTATGAACACACCAAATCAAGTACAGTCGACTGTGTACAAAATCGTACGAGATTGGTACTAACGCTGTACTTTGTACTGTTTGCTTTGTTTTTCTCCACGAGAAGAGTCTTTTTATTCGTGCAATAGTATCAAATTCGGCAATTATTTAGGTGGAATCAATGGGACGATTATTGTTGTCAGGGCTGTTGGCACTGATCCTGTCTTCAACGGTGGCTATTGTTGCAGGGGATGTCTGTTGGGCTTCATCCAAAGAGCAGGGGGCTGTGGTTGTTGGCGAACAGACAGCACCGGAAACTTTCAGGGCGCAGCCTGCATTCAGGAGATCGACCCTCACCGGGTTCACGAGGGCGCGACGATCGATGA from Pseudodesulfovibrio profundus encodes the following:
- the larC gene encoding nickel pincer cofactor biosynthesis protein LarC, translated to MDIRITRIEMGSMYTIYLDCSTGVSGDMLLAALTHAVCEVEQSSDLAVLEKALTPLNIEGYQLEWSQKNIAGIMTNHVDVIQTKDQPLRTYSDLATLIDGCGLKGRAAGWAHDALRMLGEAEAKVHGVDLERVHFHEIGAVDTIVDIVGTVVLLDRLSAGKVVVSPVDLGSGFIECAHGKMPVPAPACAELAKGLVTFGSPCGMERSTPTGLALLRAVVERCGSMPMGTVKGVGYGSGGRSSDEQPTYVRAFVLQEIEVELPERAPNDA
- a CDS encoding ABC transporter permease, with translation MNMPLNLRIAISSLKAHKWRAILAMLGVFLGALAFTGVQHVSEIMVRQAEIETEKLGPNLYVVMAGKTRFRRSGSVRVTQDSQNFTLADADAIMKGVPSVLDGTPFVNATMQLRGNGTAVTAKIMATWPNFEEIRSFNADIGRFFNWQEVDERSKVCVLGRKIAERLFGDPQKAVGEIVYLFRASFRVIGVMESKGRDVSGEDQDEYMFMPVTTYMRRAANQDWINGVFLRLSKEASLEIVSESAKSIMRHRHNIRPGQDDDFSTLSPRDAVRLQRQALDLMSTLGGITSTISFGVGGMGILSIMILVVRSRRVEIGIRRAVGGKRRDIVPQFLFESGLMASIGGVLGVCVTVVLVVVGCKIAGLPIIIDPGSLLLTMVGSCVLGIAAGAYPAWQAANIEILDVLKR
- a CDS encoding DUF3431 domain-containing protein, whose translation is MRDQVHVIIAKYTENISWCDELGYEYTVYDKSPHPLPNAINLENIGRESHTYLTHIVRNYDSLNPVNVFLQGNPFDHLSDQGSASVVDLQKAIEEVVDRRIPFKGFAWFKLRCDRLGRPHDLKEEKNRGRWAGWGKDIPLGDVFEQLFPADFPNQLVVRAPAGVFAVTGERIRTRPKAFYEYALSLLEADPEDSNNTGHAFERLWQHIFNGNTAWNRSAYPSQIKA
- a CDS encoding TetR/AcrR family transcriptional regulator yields the protein MNDNVCPENARQAIMDAAAECFSKKTVRRTTYADIAAISGCDARQIKKEFKTKNQLALTIQARDMKRMKQAYLSSMPDATPDKVIKYILRTRLNFVADNHERMYLFFREGLSGHQPWSKLLDKVIWDLSIELLTLIHKGVRDGLFRQSMDENIITRSILSHYLTGVVVIGLRSEEFDADGVWDFIEPQIDMLFECITT
- a CDS encoding ChbG/HpnK family deacetylase, yielding MKIIVNADDAGIHPAVNRAVELLAEAGIVTSTSIVATGEHVEEAAKLHGVSIGVHLDILRGRPISHWQHIASVVDENGSFLCEPVKLFERYAAGKIDHMHVEQEWAAQIERVLDLGIKPTHLSSHKHVHAWPSLTRMAGMLAERYDIPWLRKPEECAEISRLHVQGLKNKFSNICSMFDREATPVQIPDYFWQPELEEKLGPDMFMEALQKADLVADSVLELCCTPGLIIAGDPIIPQYCNPLEISANWRTDYDSLSNDDWRSAFTKASLEQIAYDGK
- a CDS encoding asparagine synthase-related protein gives rise to the protein MTESEEIQNHKSLYDSLVEIIKDRFDTTTLGVVALSGGVDSALVAHAAHAALGDRCLAVTMQSEFTTPRDFTRAVEISELIGIEHHPLIMRMLEDENVRRNDSERCFHCKRAIFRMMRFEYGDHCLFMDGTNADDDPERPGRKALREFGVFSPLEKAGLTKKKVRQLARFVGLPNWDTPSESCLATRLPVGTPLDAEGVERVRLMENFFHERGVDTLRAYHDNLMATVTFKPEYADIMEKNRDNFMALITRLGLRSFTYKIWNEPDAD